The Salinibaculum sp. SYNS191 genome has a window encoding:
- a CDS encoding alkaline phosphatase D family protein: protein MSDGTPVDGRDEPATGDDDHAELLSELDSHDLALAMDAVAASDADAFDFDPGADPDEVFPQSVASGGPTPTGVILWTRVDPDAFDAGRPLAVQVATDDSFDEVVYDGVVTDGERIAAHDYTVKVDLDGQLSPDTEYAYRFVYGETASRTGHCRTLPRPDDSPESVRFAVLTCQNYLNGYFPALHYVAEEDVDFIVHLGDFIYESDDGHFKGLGSYDYPGRELSLPSGFDRVHGLDDYRYLHRTYRTDRFLQEALESHTLVAGWDDHEMVNDIYWDHRTDAPAGDHPRSDDPEFMTELVADAMHAWWEYMPARVEYDPAGNSLQERFRLWRKLEFGDLVSLVMTDERLFRDPPREAIPTPDNVGPHREPPGRTMLGEEQREWLVETLTTDGNLWTVWADEVLTVPFRLGSGPLSVYPVQGGWDGYTRERQRISEAVAEAEVDNYVTLTGDMHCYVAGYNQTSYPGRVTGGEGVAQGERIGVEFMTPATTSLNAAEALHLTRGLRGKLTEPLLSKLVTAMNPHIEFFDSHNWGYSVVEFTRDECTYVAYAVDKTVDSPDADRDVVAAYRVPEGVVNLDDVTDQYSG from the coding sequence ATGTCAGACGGGACGCCGGTCGACGGGCGCGACGAACCCGCGACCGGCGACGACGACCACGCCGAACTGCTCTCGGAACTGGACTCGCACGACCTCGCGCTGGCGATGGACGCCGTCGCAGCCAGCGACGCCGACGCTTTCGACTTCGACCCCGGCGCGGACCCCGACGAGGTCTTCCCGCAGTCGGTCGCAAGCGGGGGACCGACGCCGACCGGCGTCATCCTCTGGACGCGGGTCGACCCGGACGCCTTCGACGCCGGCCGGCCGCTGGCCGTCCAGGTGGCGACCGACGACTCCTTCGACGAGGTGGTCTACGACGGCGTCGTCACCGACGGCGAGCGCATTGCCGCCCACGACTACACCGTCAAGGTCGACCTCGACGGCCAGCTCTCCCCCGACACCGAGTACGCCTACCGGTTCGTCTACGGCGAGACCGCCTCCCGGACCGGCCACTGCCGGACGCTGCCCCGGCCCGATGACTCGCCCGAGTCAGTCCGCTTCGCCGTGCTCACCTGCCAGAACTACCTCAACGGCTACTTCCCGGCGCTGCACTACGTCGCCGAGGAGGACGTGGACTTCATCGTCCACCTGGGCGATTTCATCTACGAGTCCGACGACGGCCACTTCAAGGGACTCGGCTCGTACGACTATCCCGGCCGCGAACTCTCCCTGCCGAGTGGCTTCGACCGGGTCCACGGACTCGACGACTACCGCTATCTCCACCGGACGTATCGCACCGACCGCTTCCTCCAGGAGGCGCTGGAGTCGCACACGCTCGTCGCCGGCTGGGACGACCACGAGATGGTCAACGACATCTACTGGGACCACCGCACGGACGCCCCAGCGGGCGACCACCCCCGCAGCGACGACCCGGAGTTCATGACCGAACTCGTCGCCGACGCGATGCACGCCTGGTGGGAGTACATGCCCGCCCGCGTCGAGTACGACCCCGCCGGCAACTCGCTGCAGGAGCGCTTCCGGCTCTGGCGGAAACTGGAGTTCGGCGACCTCGTCTCGCTGGTGATGACCGACGAGCGGCTCTTTCGGGACCCGCCACGCGAAGCGATTCCGACGCCGGACAACGTGGGACCGCACCGCGAACCACCCGGCCGGACGATGCTCGGCGAGGAGCAGCGGGAGTGGCTCGTCGAGACGCTGACGACCGACGGGAACCTGTGGACGGTCTGGGCCGACGAGGTGCTGACTGTGCCGTTCCGACTCGGGTCGGGGCCGCTGTCGGTTTACCCGGTCCAGGGAGGGTGGGACGGCTACACCCGCGAGCGCCAGCGCATCTCCGAGGCCGTCGCCGAGGCGGAGGTGGACAACTACGTCACGCTCACCGGGGACATGCACTGCTACGTCGCGGGGTACAACCAGACGTCCTACCCCGGCCGCGTCACCGGGGGCGAGGGCGTCGCCCAGGGCGAGCGCATCGGCGTGGAGTTCATGACCCCGGCCACGACGTCGCTGAACGCCGCCGAAGCGTTGCACCTGACCCGTGGCCTGCGCGGCAAGCTAACCGAACCGCTCCTGTCGAAACTCGTCACCGCGATGAACCCCCACATCGAGTTCTTCGACAGCCACAACTGGGGGTACTCCGTCGTGGAGTTCACCCGCGACGAGTGCACGTACGTCGCTTACGCCGTCGACAAGACAGTCGACTCCCCGGACGCCGACCGCGACGTGGTCGCCGCATACCGCGTGCCAGAGGGTGTCGTGAACCTCGACGACGTCACCGACCAGTACAGCGGGTAG
- a CDS encoding cold-shock protein — MVNGKVDFFNDTGGYGFIATEDSDDDVFFHMEDVGGEDLTEGTELEFDIEQAPKGPRATNVVRN, encoded by the coding sequence ATGGTAAACGGTAAGGTTGATTTCTTCAACGACACTGGCGGCTACGGTTTCATCGCGACTGAGGACTCCGACGACGACGTTTTCTTCCACATGGAGGACGTGGGCGGCGAGGATCTCACTGAAGGGACGGAACTCGAATTCGACATCGAACAGGCACCGAAGGGCCCGCGCGCGACGAACGTCGTCCGCAACTAA
- a CDS encoding cold-shock protein: MANGKVDFFNDTGGYGFIETEDADDDVFFHMEDIGGPDLEEGQEVEFDIEDAPKGPRATNVQRV; this comes from the coding sequence ATGGCAAACGGTAAGGTTGATTTCTTCAACGACACTGGCGGTTACGGTTTCATCGAGACTGAGGATGCGGACGACGACGTTTTCTTCCACATGGAGGACATCGGCGGCCCGGACCTCGAAGAGGGACAGGAAGTAGAGTTCGACATCGAAGACGCCCCCAAGGGCCCCCGCGCGACGAACGTCCAGCGCGTCTAA
- a CDS encoding translation initiation factor eIF-1A: MSEERGRRNLRMPNDNEVFAVVTEHLGGNHVRLQCADGKTRMGRIPGRMKFRTWINEDDVVLAEPWDWQDEKANVEWRYDGQAADQLRREGHIE, encoded by the coding sequence ATGAGTGAGGAGAGAGGGCGTCGCAATCTGCGAATGCCCAACGACAACGAAGTATTCGCCGTAGTAACAGAACATCTCGGTGGGAACCACGTCCGACTGCAGTGTGCAGACGGCAAGACCCGCATGGGCCGGATTCCCGGTCGCATGAAGTTCCGGACCTGGATTAACGAGGACGACGTCGTGCTGGCCGAGCCGTGGGACTGGCAGGACGAGAAGGCCAACGTCGAGTGGCGCTACGACGGCCAGGCGGCCGACCAGCTCCGCCGCGAAGGCCACATCGAATAG
- a CDS encoding CapA family protein: protein MGWTRRAVLASGALALSGCSASLRAGPNTAQSTIGGGVDATVGFGGDAMLGRSVTDRWAGRDAAGVWGGLRSRLQSLDGFVCNLECCISEGGERWPDKVYYFRAAPDFAVPALEAAGTSCVSLANNHALDFGESALSDTLGHLDDAGIGAAGAGPDREAALEPAVVRAGEVTVAVVALTDQFRPYRAGLASPGTAYLRLDTGAERTLREVRSALSRAREADPDLVVASLHWGPNWVIAPDRTQQRLARWLVDRGVDVVHGHSAHVLQGVEVYRGRPILYDTADIVDDYVVKESLHNDRSALFELVVEDGQFAGVRVVPVVIEDETVGPTDGDAAEWVRDRVRTLSGEFGTPMERDGSALWIPLADR from the coding sequence ATGGGGTGGACACGCAGGGCCGTCCTCGCGAGCGGTGCGCTGGCGCTGTCGGGTTGTTCGGCGAGTCTCCGCGCTGGCCCGAACACGGCGCAGTCCACCATCGGCGGGGGCGTCGACGCCACCGTCGGCTTCGGCGGCGACGCGATGCTCGGCCGCAGCGTGACCGACCGCTGGGCGGGGCGGGACGCGGCGGGCGTCTGGGGCGGGCTTCGCTCGCGCCTTCAGTCGCTGGACGGGTTCGTCTGCAACCTGGAGTGTTGCATCTCCGAGGGCGGCGAGCGCTGGCCCGACAAGGTGTACTACTTCCGGGCTGCCCCGGACTTCGCCGTCCCTGCACTGGAGGCTGCCGGGACGAGCTGCGTCTCGCTGGCCAACAACCACGCGCTCGACTTCGGCGAATCCGCCCTCTCGGATACGCTCGGCCACCTCGACGACGCCGGCATCGGGGCCGCGGGTGCCGGTCCGGACCGCGAGGCGGCACTCGAACCCGCCGTCGTCCGGGCGGGGGAGGTGACCGTCGCCGTCGTCGCGCTCACGGACCAGTTCCGGCCGTATCGTGCCGGCCTCGCCAGCCCCGGGACCGCGTACCTGCGCCTCGATACCGGGGCCGAGCGCACGCTCAGGGAGGTCCGCTCGGCACTCTCCCGCGCCCGGGAGGCGGACCCGGACCTCGTCGTCGCTTCGCTGCACTGGGGGCCGAACTGGGTGATTGCCCCCGACCGCACGCAGCAGCGGCTTGCACGCTGGCTCGTCGACCGGGGCGTCGACGTCGTCCACGGCCACAGCGCGCACGTCCTGCAGGGGGTCGAGGTCTACCGCGGGCGGCCGATTCTCTACGACACGGCGGACATCGTCGACGACTACGTCGTCAAGGAGTCCCTGCACAACGACCGCAGCGCGCTGTTCGAACTGGTCGTCGAGGACGGGCAGTTCGCCGGCGTCCGCGTCGTCCCGGTCGTCATCGAAGACGAGACTGTCGGTCCGACCGATGGGGACGCTGCGGAGTGGGTCCGCGACCGCGTCCGGACGCTCTCGGGGGAGTTCGGCACGCCGATGGAACGCGACGGGAGCGCGCTGTGGATCCCGCTCGCGGACCGGTGA
- a CDS encoding cation:proton antiporter: MSGASEVLIVVVTIMGLGVAAQVLADRLAVPSVLFLILAGIGVGPEGLALVSPDVFGDSLPAIVGLSVAIIVFEGAFSLKLNRLREAPRETLRLVTVGAAIALLGTAAVVHYALGVAWDLSLLVGSLLVATGPTVITPVMKVVAVRERVASTLETEGVVNDVTAAILAVVTFEYVLLGNEGLVRVSSEFAYRLGLGMLIGASVAVVLWYVLRHTDLSAENAPQNARLLVLIGALASYGLAESIATEAGIAAVATGGLVLGNTNVPYREDIEQFKGDVTLLVLAFVFITLASLLSLDDLVALGLGGLVVVLAVVAVVRPLLVMLCTAGGRFSTSERVFMSAIGPRGIIPASVATLFALDLRARAQTLDTTAAEATGQRAATLAAQADTLTAQADVLVGTVFLVIFVTVVLQGGFARHIAQTLDVIPMRVLIVGGGRVGRALATRLEDRDEQVVIIENDDEQLEKLRQEGFTARRGDATERDALRQAGAENASVLAVTTDDDDVNLLVAQLAKNAFDIETVIARVNRPENMDAFEDLDVDAVQSSMSIAWAIDNRVERPAISEWMTELDRTGDVQEIEVTADKVVGRTVSELADDLPEDVHLALLSKDGDSRIPHADDVLNRGDHITLIGRTSAVGEAITYCETE, encoded by the coding sequence ATGAGCGGTGCGTCCGAGGTGCTCATCGTCGTCGTGACAATCATGGGGCTGGGCGTCGCGGCCCAGGTGCTCGCCGACCGGCTCGCGGTACCGAGCGTCCTCTTCCTGATTCTGGCGGGTATCGGCGTCGGTCCGGAGGGGCTGGCACTGGTCTCGCCGGACGTTTTCGGCGACTCGCTGCCGGCCATCGTCGGACTGAGCGTCGCTATCATCGTCTTCGAGGGTGCCTTCTCCCTGAAGCTGAACCGGCTCCGCGAGGCACCGCGGGAGACGCTCCGGCTGGTGACCGTCGGCGCCGCAATCGCGCTGCTCGGCACCGCGGCCGTCGTCCACTACGCACTCGGAGTCGCCTGGGACCTCTCGCTGCTCGTCGGGTCGTTGCTCGTCGCCACCGGCCCGACCGTCATCACGCCCGTGATGAAGGTCGTCGCCGTCCGCGAGCGCGTGGCCTCGACACTGGAGACGGAGGGCGTCGTCAACGACGTGACCGCGGCCATCCTCGCGGTCGTGACCTTCGAGTACGTCCTGCTGGGCAACGAGGGCCTCGTGCGCGTTTCGAGCGAGTTCGCCTACCGGCTGGGACTGGGCATGCTCATCGGGGCCTCGGTCGCTGTCGTCCTGTGGTACGTCCTCAGACACACCGACCTCTCGGCCGAGAACGCCCCGCAGAACGCCCGCCTGCTCGTGCTCATCGGCGCGCTCGCGAGCTACGGGCTGGCCGAATCCATCGCGACCGAGGCCGGCATCGCCGCCGTCGCCACCGGCGGCCTCGTCCTCGGGAACACGAACGTCCCCTACAGGGAAGACATCGAGCAGTTCAAGGGCGACGTGACGCTGCTCGTGCTGGCGTTCGTGTTCATCACGCTGGCCTCGCTGCTGTCTCTCGACGACCTGGTCGCGCTCGGTCTCGGCGGGCTCGTCGTCGTGCTCGCCGTCGTGGCCGTCGTCCGACCGCTGCTCGTCATGCTCTGTACCGCCGGGGGCCGGTTCAGCACCAGCGAACGGGTCTTCATGAGCGCCATCGGTCCGCGGGGCATCATCCCGGCGTCGGTCGCGACGCTGTTCGCGCTGGACCTGCGGGCGCGCGCCCAGACGCTGGACACGACAGCCGCCGAGGCCACCGGTCAGCGGGCGGCGACGCTGGCAGCCCAGGCGGACACCCTCACGGCGCAGGCGGACGTGCTCGTGGGGACGGTCTTCCTGGTCATCTTCGTGACAGTCGTCCTGCAGGGCGGCTTCGCACGGCACATCGCTCAAACACTGGACGTGATACCAATGCGTGTACTCATCGTCGGCGGCGGACGCGTGGGCAGAGCACTGGCCACGCGCCTGGAGGACAGAGACGAGCAAGTCGTCATCATCGAGAACGACGACGAACAGCTCGAAAAACTACGACAGGAGGGCTTCACGGCCCGGCGGGGCGACGCCACGGAGCGCGACGCACTGCGCCAGGCCGGCGCGGAGAACGCGTCGGTGCTTGCGGTGACTACCGACGACGACGACGTGAACCTGCTGGTCGCCCAACTGGCGAAAAACGCCTTCGACATCGAGACGGTCATCGCCAGGGTCAACAGACCCGAGAACATGGACGCCTTCGAGGACCTCGACGTCGACGCGGTCCAGTCCTCGATGTCCATCGCGTGGGCCATCGACAACCGCGTCGAGCGGCCCGCGATTTCGGAGTGGATGACGGAACTCGACCGGACGGGCGACGTCCAGGAGATAGAGGTGACCGCCGACAAGGTGGTCGGCCGGACCGTCTCGGAACTGGCCGACGACCTGCCGGAGGACGTCCACCTCGCCCTGCTGAGCAAGGACGGCGACAGCCGCATCCCCCACGCCGACGACGTGCTCAATCGGGGCGACCACATCACACTCATCGGACGCACCTCCGCCGTCGGCGAGGCGATAACCTACTGCGAGACGGAGTGA
- a CDS encoding phosphoenolpyruvate carboxykinase (ATP), translating into MSSQRVETSRLEDDFPDPEAAENVLYNPTFEELRELASHDETTTEYGSARYVSDQKSRSADQTKNLVDDEFDDADWGAIADALDGVEDHDLVCLDRVVGRHPETSFVCRLFVPTEYARIALAWGKMLEPAEGEPDFQTLQLPEWDERDGNRRRIRVLPDEGLTFVLGSDYTGEAKKSFLRLYMYRAKQMGGLGIHAGSKRVTIERDGELTDVGQAFLGLSATGKSTLTGHQCWLDDPEGAEMLQDDVCALLPDGQVTGSEGNGLYIKTIGLEAEEQPALHRAATHDSAVLENVAVDEDGTVDFDDGSLTTNGRAVILRDCLDTAADDIDLDEVDQMFFITRNPIMPPVARLSPKQAAVAFMLGESIQTSAGDPDAAGESIRVVGTNPFIVGPEGEEGNRFYDLIADNDVETYVINTGYVGEDEADIGVEDSVNILVGAARGDIEWTHDETLEMDLPESVPGVDVENLYPPEHFEDYESELAEMRAERREYLAQFETLSDDIKEAVY; encoded by the coding sequence ATGTCCAGCCAGAGGGTGGAGACGTCCAGACTCGAGGACGACTTCCCGGACCCGGAAGCTGCCGAGAACGTGTTATACAATCCGACGTTCGAGGAGCTTCGCGAGCTTGCCAGTCACGACGAAACGACGACCGAGTACGGGAGTGCCCGGTACGTCAGTGACCAGAAGTCCCGGAGCGCGGACCAGACCAAGAACCTCGTCGACGACGAGTTCGACGACGCGGACTGGGGGGCCATCGCGGACGCGCTCGACGGCGTCGAGGACCACGACCTCGTCTGTCTCGACCGGGTCGTCGGCCGTCATCCGGAGACCTCGTTCGTCTGCCGGCTGTTCGTCCCGACGGAGTACGCCCGCATCGCGCTGGCGTGGGGGAAGATGCTCGAACCCGCCGAGGGGGAACCGGACTTCCAGACCCTGCAACTCCCCGAGTGGGACGAACGAGACGGAAACCGCCGCCGCATTCGCGTCCTGCCCGACGAGGGACTGACCTTCGTCCTCGGCAGCGACTACACCGGCGAGGCCAAGAAGTCGTTCCTGCGCCTCTACATGTACCGCGCGAAGCAGATGGGCGGCCTCGGCATCCACGCCGGCAGCAAGCGCGTCACCATCGAACGCGACGGCGAACTGACCGACGTCGGACAGGCCTTCCTCGGCCTCTCCGCGACCGGCAAGTCGACTCTGACCGGCCACCAGTGCTGGCTCGACGACCCCGAGGGCGCGGAGATGCTCCAGGACGACGTCTGCGCCTTGCTCCCCGACGGCCAGGTCACCGGCAGCGAGGGCAACGGGCTCTACATCAAGACCATCGGCCTGGAGGCCGAGGAACAGCCCGCGCTCCACCGGGCGGCGACCCACGACAGCGCCGTGCTGGAGAACGTCGCCGTCGACGAGGACGGCACCGTCGACTTCGACGACGGCTCCCTGACGACCAACGGCCGCGCGGTCATCCTGCGGGACTGTCTCGACACCGCCGCCGACGACATCGACCTGGACGAGGTCGACCAGATGTTCTTCATCACGCGCAATCCCATCATGCCGCCGGTCGCGCGGCTCTCGCCGAAGCAGGCCGCCGTCGCCTTCATGCTCGGCGAGTCCATCCAGACCAGCGCCGGCGACCCGGACGCCGCCGGCGAGTCCATCCGTGTCGTCGGGACCAACCCCTTCATCGTCGGCCCGGAGGGCGAGGAGGGTAACCGGTTCTACGACCTCATCGCCGACAACGACGTCGAGACCTACGTCATCAACACCGGCTACGTCGGCGAGGACGAGGCCGACATCGGCGTCGAGGACTCCGTGAACATCCTCGTCGGGGCCGCCCGGGGCGACATCGAGTGGACCCACGACGAGACCCTGGAGATGGACCTCCCCGAGTCCGTCCCGGGCGTCGACGTCGAGAATCTCTACCCGCCCGAGCACTTCGAGGACTACGAGAGCGAACTCGCCGAGATGCGCGCCGAGCGCCGCGAGTACCTCGCCCAGTTCGAGACGCTTTCCGACGACATCAAAGAGGCCGTTTACTGA
- a CDS encoding SOS response-associated peptidase, translated as MCGRYSLFAPPGDIEERFDAAFADAFQPRYNAAPRQSLPVVRDSAAGTIDTAEWGIVPPWADDRSDFEFINARAETLAEKPTFRDAFEQSTEGDLRVGRCLVPADGFYEWTEAEGRKQPYRVTLADDSLFAMAGLWAQWRPSGTQTGLDAFAGGDGAAETEPDVVETFTIVTTDPNDLIADLHHRMAVILPADREREWLTADPETAQELLEPYPGGEMQAYPVSTTVNDPSNDSPDVVEQVELE; from the coding sequence ATGTGTGGTCGCTACAGTCTGTTCGCGCCGCCGGGCGACATCGAGGAGCGCTTCGACGCCGCCTTCGCCGACGCGTTCCAGCCGCGCTACAACGCCGCCCCGCGGCAATCGCTGCCGGTCGTCCGCGACAGCGCCGCCGGGACCATCGACACCGCGGAGTGGGGCATCGTCCCGCCGTGGGCCGACGACCGGAGCGACTTCGAGTTCATCAACGCCCGCGCCGAGACGCTGGCGGAGAAGCCCACCTTCCGGGACGCCTTCGAGCAGTCGACCGAGGGAGACCTCCGCGTCGGCCGGTGTCTCGTCCCCGCGGACGGCTTCTACGAATGGACCGAGGCGGAGGGCCGCAAGCAGCCCTACCGCGTGACACTGGCCGACGACTCCCTCTTCGCGATGGCGGGGCTGTGGGCGCAGTGGCGGCCGTCGGGGACCCAGACCGGACTTGACGCCTTCGCCGGCGGCGACGGAGCGGCGGAGACGGAACCCGACGTCGTGGAGACGTTCACCATCGTCACCACGGACCCCAACGACCTGATTGCGGACCTCCACCACCGGATGGCCGTCATCCTGCCCGCGGACCGCGAGAGGGAGTGGCTGACGGCCGACCCCGAGACAGCGCAGGAACTCCTCGAACCGTATCCCGGCGGCGAGATGCAGGCGTATCCGGTATCGACGACGGTCAACGACCCGTCGAACGACTCGCCGGACGTGGTCGAGCAGGTCGAACTTGAGTAA
- a CDS encoding DsbA family protein — translation MKRRTFLSGAALAALAGCSGNTGTSGGSGDGGSDGDDGTGGSGGSSGPNPDEARTALDSQPTLGPAPGDAPGLIVAFEDPSCTRCRAFDRNVFPEIRSNLVETGAATFVFRGYPVVYEWGNPASHALEATFTRDADAFWALTSHYFENQSDFRGKSAADVYEGTESFLAAETDLDAAAVVSDAQGEAAASAVQTDLDAGTAAGAGRTTPHLFLFRDGEFQTKAAGSVSYDTIEAVLQV, via the coding sequence ATGAAGCGCCGCACATTCCTGAGCGGGGCCGCCCTGGCCGCTCTCGCCGGCTGTAGCGGGAACACGGGGACCAGCGGCGGCAGTGGCGACGGTGGTAGCGACGGCGACGACGGTACCGGCGGCTCCGGCGGCAGCAGTGGCCCGAACCCCGACGAGGCCAGGACCGCTCTCGACAGCCAGCCGACGCTCGGGCCGGCACCGGGTGACGCGCCGGGACTCATCGTCGCCTTCGAGGACCCGTCCTGCACGCGCTGCCGGGCCTTCGACCGGAACGTGTTCCCGGAGATCCGCTCGAACCTCGTCGAGACGGGCGCGGCGACGTTCGTCTTCCGCGGGTATCCCGTGGTCTACGAGTGGGGCAACCCGGCGAGTCACGCGCTGGAGGCGACGTTCACCCGCGACGCCGACGCCTTCTGGGCGCTGACCAGCCACTACTTCGAGAACCAGAGCGATTTCCGGGGGAAATCCGCCGCGGACGTGTACGAAGGGACCGAATCGTTCCTCGCCGCCGAGACCGACCTCGATGCCGCGGCCGTCGTCAGCGACGCGCAGGGCGAGGCGGCCGCGAGCGCCGTCCAGACCGACCTCGACGCCGGCACGGCCGCCGGTGCTGGCCGCACCACGCCCCATCTGTTCCTCTTTCGCGACGGCGAGTTCCAGACGAAGGCCGCCGGGTCGGTCAGCTACGACACCATCGAGGCCGTCCTCCAGGTATGA
- a CDS encoding TIGR00300 family protein produces the protein MTVSREVELKGHIIDSGMMQSCFGIIMDMGGSFEVEEFRIGRSKTEESYARLLVEADDPDQLQSIVHELHQNGANPSDPNDARLEPAPADQVVPKGFYSTTNHPTDIRIDGMWVPVEDIEMDCAVIVERDDDGHPYAYTEVLNAIEEGDMVVTGEAGIRVQPPERPRGSEGAFGFMQGGVSSERPSETTISNIAEAIAETKAEGGDVLAVCGPALIHSGAREDLARLVREGYVDLLSIGNGFAVHDLERDLYGTSLGMDTESLDHPRKGHKHHIYTISEIIRAGGIEQAIEDGLVDSGVMYECVQNDVPYVIAGSIRDDGPLPETITDAVEAQNAIREQAHQADLVLMLSTLLHSVAVGNCLPSTTKTVCVDINPATVTQLLDRGSAQAVGMVTDIGTFVPMLAEHLFDER, from the coding sequence ATGACCGTCTCGCGCGAGGTCGAACTCAAGGGCCACATCATCGACTCCGGGATGATGCAGAGCTGTTTCGGCATCATCATGGACATGGGTGGGTCCTTCGAGGTCGAGGAGTTCCGGATCGGCCGCTCGAAGACCGAGGAGTCCTACGCACGCCTGCTGGTGGAGGCCGACGACCCGGACCAGTTGCAGTCTATCGTCCACGAACTCCACCAGAACGGCGCGAACCCGTCGGACCCCAACGACGCCCGCCTCGAACCCGCGCCCGCCGATCAGGTGGTCCCGAAGGGCTTCTACTCCACGACGAACCACCCGACCGATATCCGCATCGACGGGATGTGGGTCCCCGTCGAGGACATCGAGATGGACTGCGCGGTCATCGTCGAGCGCGACGACGACGGCCACCCCTACGCGTACACCGAAGTCCTCAACGCCATCGAGGAGGGCGACATGGTGGTCACCGGCGAGGCCGGCATCCGCGTCCAGCCCCCGGAACGCCCCCGCGGGTCCGAGGGCGCGTTCGGATTCATGCAGGGCGGCGTCTCCTCGGAGCGCCCCTCCGAGACGACCATCAGCAACATCGCGGAGGCCATCGCGGAGACGAAAGCGGAGGGCGGGGACGTCCTCGCGGTCTGTGGCCCGGCGCTCATCCACTCCGGTGCCCGCGAGGACCTGGCCCGCCTGGTCCGTGAGGGCTACGTCGACCTCCTCTCTATCGGCAACGGCTTCGCGGTCCACGACCTCGAACGGGACCTCTACGGCACCTCGCTCGGGATGGACACGGAGAGTCTGGACCACCCGCGGAAGGGCCACAAACACCACATCTACACCATCAGCGAAATCATCCGCGCCGGCGGCATCGAGCAGGCCATCGAGGACGGCCTCGTCGACTCCGGCGTGATGTACGAGTGCGTCCAGAACGACGTGCCCTACGTCATCGCCGGGTCCATCCGCGACGACGGGCCGCTGCCCGAGACCATCACCGACGCCGTCGAGGCGCAAAACGCCATCCGCGAGCAGGCCCACCAGGCCGACCTCGTGCTCATGCTCTCGACGCTGTTGCACTCTGTCGCGGTCGGGAACTGCCTGCCCTCGACGACGAAGACCGTCTGCGTCGACATCAACCCCGCCACCGTCACGCAACTGCTCGACCGCGGGAGCGCGCAGGCCGTCGGGATGGTCACCGACATCGGGACGTTCGTGCCGATGCTGGCCGAGCACCTGTTCGACGAGCGGTAG